GAATTTTAATTCCGTCGGCATTAGTCAACATTAAATGACCGATTTTTTCGGGTGTATTTCGGCTTTCGTCGGTATAACGACAAATAATATCGTAAACTTTATCACCAATAAAAATTTGAGAAATGGCTTTACCACCAATTCCTACCTCAATTAATTCAGCAACATCAGCAACATTTAATCCGTATTGTGCAATTTTATCTCGATTGGCATGAATTTGTAACTGCGGTAAAGGCGGTTCTTGATCAATAGCTAAATCAACAGCACCATCAACGGTTTTTAATTCGTTCATTACATCTTCGGCAATGCGACGCGTTTCGGCAAAATCGTTACCGTAAACCTTAATCGCTAATTCGCTATGTGCTCCCGAAATTTTGTCCATTACCCCATCAATCATGGGCTGAGAAAAACCAACCGTATAACCCGGTAATGTTGCATATTCTGCTGCCAATTCATGAATTAAATCGTCTTTGGTTTTGCCGCTTGGCCATTGTTTATAAGGCTTGATGCCGATTGAAACTTCAAAATGTGATGAGGTCCACGGGTCGGTTCCGTCATCATTACGTCCAGCTTGTACCATAATGTAGGTAACTTCGTCATATTTCATGGTACGTGCACGTAACGTATCGGCCATTTCTTTAGATTTTTCAACTGACAATCCTGGAGGTAATTCTACTTGCAGCCAAATAGAACCTTCATCTAACGTGGGTAAAAAATCTTTTCCTACATGAATTGATAAGCCCGTTGCTAAAACTAAAACTACAGCAAGTGGTAAAAAAACCTTTTTCGGTTTTTCCATTACTTTGTTAATGCGTTTTGAATACGCATGGGTTAACTTTTCTAACCATTTGTTGTGGTATATTTTTTTCGGTTTTTTGTAAACTACATAAGCAAGCCCCGGAATTAGCAAAAGCGCCACGCACAAAGCGCCAAACAGTGCATAACTTACCGTAAATGCCATGGGTGTAAATAATTTTTTTCTACACGTTCAAAAGCAAATAAAGGCAAGTAAGCCGTCATGATAATAATGGTGGCAAAGAAAATAGGTTTAGCTACTTGTTTGGCAATATCTGCAATGCTGCGTTCTTTTAATTCTTCTTTGGGGTTATCTTCCCGTTTTTTAAGAATGGTTTCGAGCATTACAATAGATCCGTCAACAATAATACCGAAATCGATTGCGCCTAAGGATAACAAATTGGCTGGTACATCGGTAAAATGCATTAAAATAAAAGCAATTAATAACGCCAACGGAATGGTAATAGCTACTAATAACGCACCGCGCCAATTGCCTAAAAATATAATTAATACAACTACAACCAAAGCAATACCTTCTATCAACGTATGAGAAACGGTGTTTAAGGTTGTGTTTACCAATTCGGTACGATCTAAAAACGGATGAATGGTAACACCTTTTGGCAAAATATCGGTGTTTAAATCGTGAACCGCTTCGTGAATTCCTTCAAGAACGGTTGATGTATCTTCTCCTTTTAATAATAAAACAATTCCTTCAATTCCGTCACTATAATCGCGTTCACGATCTGTGTAGGATAAAATACCTTTTCGCTCAATATTTCCGTACTTTAAGGTACCTATATCGGTTAATAAAACAGGAACCCCTTTTTCAGATTTTACAACAATTTTTCCAAAGTCTTGTAAATCTTTAACTAAACCAATCCCACGAATTACATAGCCCAAATCGCCTTTTGGTAAAACACTTCCTCCGGCGTTAATGTTGTTTTCTTCAATGGTTTCAACAACTTCGCCTAAAGAAAGGTTGTATTGATCTAGTTTTTTAGGATCTAATTCAATTTGATACTGCGTTGTGATTCCTCCAAAATTAGTTACCTCGGCAACGCCTGGTACTTGGTTGATGCGCGGAATAATAACAAAGTTTTGCAAATCAGTTAATTCACGTAAATCGTAAGTTTCGCTTTCTAATATATAGCGATAAACTTCGCCAATTGGTGAGGTTAGCGGATCTAAACCAGGAACAGCATCGTATGGTAATTCTACATCGTTTAATCGTTCCTGAATTCGGGTTCGAGCCCAATAATCATCAACGCCATCTTTAAAAACAATGGTAATGATTGAAAGTCCAAAAGTACTTTTACTACGCATAACGTGCATGCCCGGTAAACCGTTTAAAGCACGTTCTATCGGAATGGTAATTTGTTGTTCAATTTCTTCGGCAGCTAAGCCCGGAACCTGCGTAACAACTTGCGAGGTTACGTCAGCAATGTCCGGATAAGCTTCTATAGAAAGTTGTTTCCATGAATAATACCCAAATAGCGCAATTAAGGTAAAAAGCGCTACCATGAGCCAGCGTTTTGCTATTGCAAGATCTATTAATTTGTTCATGCTTGTATTTTTAAACGAAGTTTATTTGGCTTGAAGTAAATAAATTCCGCCGTCAGTAATTATTTTATCTGTAGCATTTAACCCTTCTAAAATGGCAGTTTTATTCGCATCTTCTGTAGAAAAAGTTGTTACATTTTGTTTTTTAAATTGATCGGGCCCAACTTGCACGTAAACAAATTGGCTGTCGTTTTGCTGAAAAACAGCTTTTGCAGGTACAACTAATGTTTGTTTACCGGTATCTTTAAGTTTTACGCTAACGTACATGCCTGGTTTTAGGCTGTTTTTGGTGTTGTCAACTTCAATTAAAATTTCAACGCTTCGCGTTTCTTCATTTACAACTTGCCCAATGTTTACAACTTTACCTGTAAAAGGCAGGTTAGAATAAGCTTCTGATGTAAGTTCAACTTCATCTAAATCATTTAAAATAGCCAAATCTTTTTCTTTTACCTGTGCAGCAACCCAAACTTTATTTAGTTCGGCAACGGTTACTAAAGGTTCGCTATCTTCTTTAATATATTGGCCTAAAATTAAATCGTTGCTTATTACCGTGCCAGCAATTGGTGAGGTAATAACCAAAGCTTCGCCCATTTTCATAGTTGCAGGATTTACGTTGTAAACACGTAAAGATGCCGTTGCGTTATCTACTGCCAGCTTTTTAATGCTATAATCTGTTTGTGCTTCTTCAAGTTCACGCTTTACACCAACAGCGTTATCAAATAAATCTTGTTGACGTTTTAAATTGATTTCAGCATTTTTTAGTTCTTGCACGTTGGCCAAATAATCTTGCTGTGCCGCATAATAATCAGACGATGAAAGCGAAAATATTGGTGTACCAACATTTACTTTTTGCCCAAGTTTAATGTAGGATTGTGTGATGCGCCCAGCAAATGGAGGAGCAATTTGTGCGTATTGACTCGGAATTGCTTTTACAAAACCGTTTACTACTAAATCAATATTTACAAGTTCTTCCGTGGGTGATGCAATCACCAATCTGGATTTTATGGTGGAGTTTTCTGTTAAGGTAATAATGTTGTTTTTAACGGAGTAATTTTCGGGAGCAGCGGTTTCGGGTTTATCTGCACATGCCCCTAATAAAAATAAAGTTGAAAGAAATAAAACTGATTTTAAAGCGCTTTTTGTTTTTGGCGCTACAAATCTCAAGTTTAAAATGTTTTTTACTACCATTTTACAACAATTTTGAGTTTTTATTATTTTTTGCAAAAGTACATTTAGAATTTCTTAAAAATGTGAATTAATCATTAGAATCTGATTAAAATGATAATCATACAAACGTAATTTTTAAGTAATTATTTATTACTTCTGCATTTATTTTGCTCTGCTAAGCCCAATATTAACTACAAACAACGTGTAAAATTGCGTGTGTAAAAATGGGGTTACTGTATCAACAATAAAAACCGATTTAAATTA
This genomic window from Flavobacterium agricola contains:
- a CDS encoding efflux RND transporter periplasmic adaptor subunit, producing MVVKNILNLRFVAPKTKSALKSVLFLSTLFLLGACADKPETAAPENYSVKNNIITLTENSTIKSRLVIASPTEELVNIDLVVNGFVKAIPSQYAQIAPPFAGRITQSYIKLGQKVNVGTPIFSLSSSDYYAAQQDYLANVQELKNAEINLKRQQDLFDNAVGVKRELEEAQTDYSIKKLAVDNATASLRVYNVNPATMKMGEALVITSPIAGTVISNDLILGQYIKEDSEPLVTVAELNKVWVAAQVKEKDLAILNDLDEVELTSEAYSNLPFTGKVVNIGQVVNEETRSVEILIEVDNTKNSLKPGMYVSVKLKDTGKQTLVVPAKAVFQQNDSQFVYVQVGPDQFKKQNVTTFSTEDANKTAILEGLNATDKIITDGGIYLLQAK